The following are from one region of the Ruficoccus sp. ZRK36 genome:
- a CDS encoding U32 family peptidase yields MDGSLDSGATLRRPELELLAPAGNFTCLTAALKAGADAVYFGADNFNMRSQSAFSDTDLPDITSQAHAAGAKAYLTVNTIVYEDERSVLDQLLPRAAEAGVDAIIAWDPAVLLAARQHGLPVMLSTQASVANTAALRFYHDSLGVNRAVLARECTLEQIRQIRTELDEAGLEHLELETFAHGAMCVAISGRCFMSYHQYGKSANRGECLQPCRREYSVSSKDGDLAFDLGRDYVMSPKDLCTLPFIEQLIEAGVHSYKIEGRNRNPEYVSLVTAAYRRVLDHCMSRPDAPDEAWEAQLDAIKTEEMERLHSVYHRGFSEGFYHGQPLNAWSESAGSSASRKKFHIGRVLNYYSKSGVAHVRVENQGLKAGAEVMVLGPTTGVVAFSCPEMRLEERVLTEAQPGEEITLPVPDKVRRNDTVYIRVER; encoded by the coding sequence ATGGACGGATCATTGGATAGCGGCGCCACCTTACGGCGTCCCGAGCTGGAGCTGCTGGCTCCTGCCGGGAACTTCACCTGCCTGACGGCTGCCTTAAAGGCAGGGGCGGACGCGGTTTACTTTGGCGCTGATAACTTCAACATGCGCTCGCAGTCGGCTTTTTCGGATACCGACCTGCCGGATATCACCTCTCAGGCGCATGCGGCCGGAGCGAAGGCGTACCTGACCGTTAACACCATCGTCTATGAGGACGAGCGCAGTGTGCTCGACCAGTTGCTTCCTCGTGCCGCTGAGGCGGGGGTGGATGCTATTATCGCCTGGGACCCAGCCGTCCTGCTCGCCGCGCGCCAGCATGGGCTGCCCGTGATGCTCTCTACGCAGGCCTCAGTCGCCAACACCGCGGCGTTGCGCTTTTACCATGACAGCCTGGGGGTGAACCGTGCGGTCCTCGCCCGTGAATGCACGCTGGAGCAGATCCGCCAGATTCGCACGGAGCTCGACGAGGCTGGCTTGGAGCATCTGGAGCTCGAAACCTTTGCCCACGGGGCGATGTGCGTGGCCATCAGCGGCCGGTGCTTCATGTCCTACCACCAGTACGGCAAGTCCGCCAACCGGGGGGAGTGCCTGCAGCCTTGCCGCCGCGAATACAGCGTCTCCTCCAAGGACGGCGATCTGGCCTTTGACCTCGGGCGTGACTACGTCATGAGCCCGAAGGATCTGTGTACGCTGCCCTTTATCGAGCAGCTCATCGAGGCCGGGGTGCACAGCTACAAGATCGAGGGTCGCAACCGCAACCCCGAGTACGTTTCGCTGGTGACGGCTGCCTACCGGCGGGTGCTTGACCACTGTATGAGCCGCCCCGATGCCCCTGATGAGGCCTGGGAAGCCCAGCTCGATGCTATCAAAACCGAAGAGATGGAGCGGCTGCACAGCGTTTACCATCGGGGCTTCTCCGAGGGCTTTTACCATGGGCAACCGCTTAACGCCTGGAGTGAGTCTGCGGGCAGCTCAGCCTCCCGGAAGAAATTCCATATCGGGCGCGTCCTCAACTACTACTCCAAGTCCGGGGTCGCCCATGTGCGTGTGGAGAATCAGGGCCTGAAGGCTGGGGCAGAGGTGATGGTGCTCGGGCCGACGACCGGGGTGGTCGCTTTCTCCTGCCCGGAGATGCGGCTGGAGGAGCGCGTGCTCACCGAAGCTCAGCCCGGCGAGGAAATCACCCTCCCGGTACCGGACAAAGTCCGCCGTAACGACACTGTCTATATCCGCGTCGAGCGCTAG
- a CDS encoding 7-carboxy-7-deazaguanine synthase QueE has product MKLARNGTGPELFESLQGEGVSVGTPSVFVRLSLCNLHCRWCDTAYTWNWEGTPYPHDADTAQHARKYRREEEIIELNTREVVQHILSYKARNIVLTGGEPLVQGRELAALATQLRETDPGYRFEVETNGTLTPPPALDSLVAQYNVSPKLANSGNTAPEREKSEALGFFASCDRAWFKFVAATPQDLEEIRTLQSRYHLPAERILLMPEGTTSAALYEKMRWLAPLCQQYGYRLGDRLHVHLFGQKRGV; this is encoded by the coding sequence ATGAAACTGGCCAGAAACGGCACAGGCCCGGAACTATTCGAGAGTCTGCAGGGCGAGGGCGTCAGCGTGGGCACCCCGAGCGTTTTCGTGCGTCTGTCTCTGTGCAATCTGCACTGCCGCTGGTGTGACACCGCCTACACCTGGAACTGGGAGGGAACGCCCTACCCTCACGATGCCGACACGGCACAGCATGCCCGTAAATATCGGCGCGAGGAGGAAATCATCGAGTTAAACACCCGCGAGGTCGTCCAGCACATCCTCAGCTATAAAGCGCGTAACATCGTGCTAACCGGGGGGGAACCCCTTGTGCAGGGACGTGAGCTCGCGGCCCTCGCCACCCAGCTTCGCGAGACAGACCCCGGCTATCGCTTCGAAGTGGAGACCAACGGCACACTCACGCCCCCTCCCGCGCTCGATAGCCTTGTCGCCCAATATAACGTCTCCCCCAAGCTCGCCAACTCCGGTAATACAGCACCCGAACGTGAAAAGTCGGAGGCTCTGGGCTTTTTCGCCAGTTGTGACCGTGCGTGGTTTAAATTCGTGGCGGCGACACCGCAGGATCTGGAGGAGATCCGCACCCTGCAGAGCCGTTACCATCTGCCCGCCGAGCGCATCCTGCTCATGCCCGAGGGAACGACCTCTGCCGCTCTTTACGAGAAAATGCGCTGGCTCGCCCCCCTGTGCCAGCAATACGGTTATCGTCTGGGCGACCGCCTGCATGTCCACCTCTTCGGCCAAAAGCGCGGGGTATAG
- a CDS encoding HPr family phosphocarrier protein, producing MDLKDRANNGNEVTRVLKVQNKMGIHARPAAMIVRISNKYESVEVWVEKDSDQINGKSIMGLMMLAAGQGSELKFIASGPQATELLDELEELFSRKFEEA from the coding sequence ATGGATTTGAAAGACAGAGCCAACAATGGCAACGAAGTCACCCGTGTTCTGAAGGTGCAGAACAAAATGGGTATCCATGCACGGCCCGCTGCCATGATCGTGCGTATCTCTAACAAGTACGAGAGCGTGGAAGTGTGGGTCGAAAAAGACAGCGACCAGATTAATGGGAAAAGCATTATGGGGCTGATGATGCTCGCAGCCGGTCAAGGCTCGGAGCTGAAATTCATCGCCTCAGGCCCCCAGGCCACCGAATTGCTGGATGAGCTCGAAGAGCTTTTCTCTCGCAAGTTCGAAGAAGCCTAA
- a CDS encoding prepilin-type N-terminal cleavage/methylation domain-containing protein: protein MAPQLRVSTPTKGMPFSVQPRTKSAGTRRKRPGFTLVEIMVVVIIVGLLAAIAVPNIRNARIRSQNSFIMNGFRQFKSAFTIYNMEHGTWPSDVNEGILPDEMEGYLKSYDFEAELPVGGQWDWEQGVFDIIAGISLRDANVSDEQMTIIDQALDDGDIESGNFRVVDDGAYTLILEE from the coding sequence ATGGCCCCCCAGTTGCGAGTAAGCACGCCGACCAAAGGCATGCCCTTTAGTGTCCAGCCACGCACCAAGTCGGCTGGTACACGACGCAAGCGACCCGGATTCACCCTGGTCGAAATCATGGTCGTTGTGATTATCGTGGGATTGTTGGCAGCGATCGCTGTCCCGAATATACGCAATGCTCGTATACGCTCGCAGAACAGCTTCATCATGAACGGGTTTCGCCAGTTCAAGTCTGCCTTCACCATCTACAACATGGAGCATGGCACATGGCCATCCGATGTTAACGAAGGGATACTGCCAGATGAAATGGAGGGGTACCTCAAATCGTACGACTTCGAAGCAGAACTCCCCGTGGGCGGTCAATGGGACTGGGAACAAGGAGTCTTCGACATCATAGCTGGCATATCGTTACGGGACGCAAATGTATCCGACGAGCAGATGACCATCATAGATCAGGCGCTCGACGACGGCGATATAGAATCAGGCAACTTCCGCGTAGTGGATGATGGTGCCTATACCCTGATCCTGGAAGAATAA
- the ptsP gene encoding phosphoenolpyruvate--protein phosphotransferase — protein sequence MTDRTNKKEEIIQGVAASPGVAHGEVFVIHQRDLEIPVLELESTFIPREIERFERTLVETRKEIMRVRNEVAERLGEGEAKIFDAHLLVLEDTALIDETIRQVQDTHYNVEHCYAEVAQRYIEVFAALDDEYIKERMTDIRDVTRRVLQNLLGQSAQNLYELTSERVVASEDVSPSDAAQLEGSKVIAVVTDAGSRTSHAVIMARSLKIPAVVGLHDITKRLASGDYVLVDGYDGTVIINPGEETLFRYGRLKQERLNIQKAFEKSSLMPAKTQDGVTFKVCGNIGGPEECGAVLANGGEGVGLYRTESLFIGADKFPTEEEQYQAYRRTVEAIQPHPIVIRTLDLGGDKMVSSLNYTQDEENPFMGFRAIRFCLEHTDIFKDQLRAILRASAFGDVSIMYPMISSVEELIQANRVLEEAKEELRHRHAAFDENVRVGSMIEIPGAALVADLLAEHCDFFSVGTNDLIQYLLAVDRVNDRIAHLYQPNHPAVIRTLSQLMAVARKKNIPVGVCGEMAADPIYVPLLFGLGADTISVAPTSLPEIKYLLRRMNFKEAQALAKKVAGLTDPEAIFMALSAFYAQNMGDLFKDEE from the coding sequence TTTGTTATCCATCAGCGCGACCTGGAGATTCCCGTGCTGGAGCTGGAGTCTACGTTCATCCCGCGGGAGATTGAGCGTTTCGAGAGAACCCTGGTGGAAACACGCAAGGAGATCATGCGTGTGCGTAACGAGGTGGCCGAGCGTCTGGGCGAGGGCGAGGCCAAGATTTTCGATGCGCACCTGCTGGTGCTTGAGGATACGGCTCTCATCGATGAGACCATCCGTCAGGTGCAGGATACGCACTACAATGTCGAGCATTGCTATGCGGAGGTCGCCCAGCGGTACATCGAGGTGTTTGCCGCGCTGGACGACGAGTACATCAAGGAGCGCATGACGGACATCCGCGACGTCACGCGCCGCGTCCTGCAAAACCTCCTCGGGCAGAGTGCCCAGAATCTTTACGAGCTGACTTCGGAGCGCGTCGTCGCCTCCGAGGATGTCTCCCCCTCCGATGCCGCCCAGCTGGAGGGCAGCAAGGTCATCGCCGTCGTTACCGATGCGGGTAGCCGCACCAGCCACGCGGTCATCATGGCCCGTTCGCTGAAAATCCCCGCTGTGGTCGGCCTGCACGACATCACCAAGCGTCTGGCCAGCGGTGACTATGTGCTGGTGGATGGCTATGACGGCACTGTCATCATCAATCCCGGCGAGGAAACGCTTTTCCGCTATGGCAGGCTCAAGCAGGAGCGCCTGAATATCCAGAAGGCCTTTGAAAAGAGCAGCCTCATGCCTGCCAAGACGCAGGACGGTGTCACCTTTAAGGTCTGCGGTAATATCGGCGGGCCGGAAGAGTGCGGGGCTGTCCTTGCTAACGGGGGTGAAGGCGTCGGTCTTTACCGTACCGAGTCGCTCTTTATCGGGGCGGACAAGTTCCCGACTGAGGAAGAGCAGTATCAGGCTTATCGCCGGACCGTGGAGGCTATCCAGCCGCATCCGATTGTCATCCGTACCCTTGACCTGGGCGGTGATAAGATGGTCAGCAGCCTGAATTACACTCAGGATGAGGAAAATCCCTTCATGGGCTTCCGGGCCATCCGTTTCTGCCTGGAGCATACCGATATTTTCAAGGACCAGCTGCGTGCTATCCTGCGCGCCAGCGCCTTTGGGGACGTGAGCATCATGTACCCGATGATCAGCAGCGTGGAGGAGCTTATCCAGGCCAACCGCGTGCTCGAAGAGGCCAAGGAAGAGCTGCGTCATCGGCATGCGGCCTTCGACGAGAATGTCCGCGTCGGCAGTATGATCGAGATCCCCGGTGCAGCTCTGGTGGCGGACCTGCTGGCCGAGCATTGCGACTTTTTCAGCGTCGGTACAAACGACCTCATCCAGTACCTGCTGGCGGTCGACCGTGTCAATGACCGGATCGCCCACCTCTATCAGCCGAATCACCCGGCGGTCATCCGTACCCTCAGCCAGTTGATGGCTGTGGCCCGCAAGAAGAACATCCCGGTAGGGGTCTGCGGTGAAATGGCGGCTGACCCGATCTATGTGCCGCTGCTCTTCGGGCTGGGCGCGGATACCATCAGTGTGGCTCCGACCTCGCTGCCCGAGATCAAGTACCTGCTGCGCCGCATGAACTTTAAGGAGGCTCAGGCGTTGGCCAAGAAAGTTGCCGGACTGACTGACCCCGAGGCCATCTTTATGGCGCTATCGGCCTTCTATGCCCAGAATATGGGCGACCTCTTCAAGGACGAAGAGTAG